TGGTGCGATAGACGCGCCGCTGAGCCTGATTAATCAACTCGCCGGATTCACGCATATAGATGAAGCCGCGAGAAAGCAGATCAGGACCAGCTAAGACCGCTTGTTTTTGCATATTGATCGTGGCAACGACCACAACCAAGCCTTCCTCAGACAACATGCGCCGATCGCGAATGACAGCATTACCGATGTCGCCGACACCATTACCATCAATGTAAACATCGCCAGCAGGGAAGTGACCGGCAATTCGAGCACTATCTTGCGTAAGAGCTAATACATCGCCATTTTCCATAATGTAGCAATTCTTTTCAGGGACGCCGCATTGTTGGGCAAGTTCGCAATGAATCTTTTGCATCCGATATTCACCATGGCAAGCCATAAAGAATTTTGGCTTGATTAGCCGCAACATAAGCTTCTGGTCTTCTTGACCGCCGTGACCGGAAGTGTGGACGTTGTTGACCTTGCCATGGATGACCTCGGCACCAGCTTCACTTAGCTGATTGATCACGTGATTAACACTGACAGTATTGCCGGGAATCGGATTACTGGAGAAGATGACGGTATCCCCAGGTTGAATACTGATTTGTCGATGCGTGCCATTAGCAATTCGGCTCAGCGCTGCCATTGGTTCGCCTTGTGAACCGGTACAGAGGATCATCACTTTATCAGCTGGCATCGAATTAAGTTGATGGGCATCAATCAAGACGTCATCAGGGATGTTAAGGTAGCCAAGTTCGCGGCCATTGACCATCGCAGTTTCCATTGAACGGCCAAAAACAGCAATTTTACGACCGTGTGCCATTGCCGCATCAGCTGCTTGGGCGATCCGTGAAATGTTTGACGCAAAGGTGGCAAATATGATGCGACCATCAATTCGATCAAAAATGTGGCGAATTGACTTGCCAACAAATCGTTCTGACTTAGTAAATGTCGGTACTTCCGCGTTGGTTGAATCCGACATCAGTACCAGCACGCCTTCTTCGGCGAACCGGCACATTTTTTGGAAGTTAGGGGATGGCTGATCGCCAACCGGCGTGAGATCAAACTTGAAGTCCCCGGTTTGAATGACGATGCCTTGCGGTGTATGAACCGCGATGCCCAGCGTATCCGGAATACTGTGGGTCGTGCGGAAGAACTCAACACTAAGTTTTTTGAACTTCAACACGGTGTCTTCGTTAATTTCAGTTAATTTGGTAGTGCGTAACAAACCGTGTTCTTCAAGTTTGCCACGAATCAAAGCTGCTGCTAACGGACCAGCGTAAATTGGCACATTCGGTACCTGCTGTAAGAAGTAGGGAATACCACCAATATGATCTTCATGTCCGTGAGTAATAACCAGTGCTTTGATCTTGTCTTTGTTTTGAACCAAGTAGGAATAATCGGAAATGACATAATCAATCCCAAGCAGATCATCTTCAGGGAACTTGATCCCTGCATCAATCACGATGATTTCATCTTGGAATTGAACCCCGTACATGTTCTTCCCAATTTCACCTAAACCGCCGACAGCAAAGACGGCGGTTTCGTTATTCTTAATATTTAATTTCATATAATTAGAAAGTTGTCAGCTTAAAGTTGGCTGACTTTTCCTCGTATTCCAGGAAGTTTCCGGATAATTCCTGGATGAATTCAATATTATAAGGCGTGTTCTTTTCAACAAGCGCACGCGCTTCAACCGCAGATGGCGCCTCGAGGTAAAGCGTCTGGGTTGTTTCCCGTCGTGGATTTTGAATCTTGTCTTTCTGATATAAGACTTTGTAGATCATGATGGACTCCTTCCGTGGTACAAAAAGAAAGGAAGTGCAACAAAACGGCTTCCGAAAAAAAGGACATACCATCAAGATGGAAAACCACAACAGACATGGTCTATCTTATTGGGATGGCCGATATTTCTCGTCGTTCGAACCCGAAAACAGGCATACCTGCGCTATTTCGTCGTTCTATTTCTGTCACAACTCCTAAATACTTTATGACCGATCGATTTGTTGTGAAAACAACAGCTAGCAACAGTCTATCATATTTGAAACGGTGTGAACAGACCAGAGCGTGAACCAGCCCGGTTAGAAAAACCGGAGTGTAAGTGCTCCTCAACGTGATGTCCGGATTGAGGCCATTGCGTTCAAGGTTGTTATACGTAGGTTTCTGAACTGGCGACCGCGGTTATGCGGCAATTGTAAGGTCTATCCTTTGGTGCTAATGCGGCTGGCACACTGATCCTAGTACTCTCTTAGGAATCAAACCAGATGATGCTCACGAGTTTATGACCAGCTATTATTGTCAAACTAACCTTCGATTGCAAGAATCACATTGGCGATAGCGTGGTTGTTCTGGGTATAATAAAGGTAAGAATCAATAACATATTGGCTTTTGAAGGGAGTGGACGTTGTGGTCTGGCTTATCGTTGTTCTAGTTCTGATCGTGCTCATCGTTTTGTGGGTGCTCAGGAAGCGCTGGCGGCGTAATAAAGCAATCCAAATTCTGCTTCATCATAGCCAGCGACTAAGTGATCAGGTCATGGATGCTGCTTTAACATCACTTAAAATCCCTGTCCAAGAACCTTTGACTTCAAAACCAATTACGGACATTTGGGGTCATGGTGTGATGGCGTTCTCCTATATTTTCCCCAAGAGCTTTTCCACCATTGATCAGCATCAATTAGCCGACGCTTTGCAAAAAGCGGCTGAAGAATTGGATATTGCCAGTTCCGATCCGGCATTACCGCCTTTTGTGATCACGGATTACTTTGAACTAGAGGGGCAGCAACATGTTGATCTCGCTTTTATTGCTAATGAGGCTACCATAGAATATGTCCGCGATGTGAATCGCGTTGCTTAATTTTAGAAAGTGTCGAATGGAGGGGTTCAAGTGAACGATGATCAGGATTTATTGATGCGTCAGATCAAAAGTTTTGCCCAAGGATTAGGCGCTGCGATGAGTAAGAAAGATCGACGCCCAGATGATCCAGTCGTCGTTTTCCACGATGCGGAAGTCAGCTTGGCCAGCTATCAAGCAAAACTGATAACTGAAGTGAAGGAAAATGGCTTTTCGGCAGCTAAAGCACTTTTGACAACATGGCGGGACACCCGCTTATCACGACGACAGTACGAAGACTTAACGGCATGGTTGCAGGGACAACGATTTGTGTATAAAGAATCGTAAGTTGGGTGAAAAATAGTGTCAAAAAAAGAAGGCTTTAAGCCTTCTTTTTAGTACAAACGTATTTTACTTGATAATGACGGCATCCGGGTCGATGGTGAAAGGATGTTCCTTATTAATATGATCGTAAAACAGGACGCCATTTAAGTGATCGATTTCGTGCTGGCAAACGATAGCCGGATAGTTCTTCAGACGAATCTTTTTATGTTCACCGGCTTCATTTTGATAACTGATGGTAATCCGATCAGCCCGGACGACATATCCGGGAACATCTTTATCAACGGACAGGCAACCTTCGCCTTCAGCCAAAGCAGCATGTTGAACGCTGTTGCTGATGATCCGCGGATTAATCAAAACTTCTTTAAAGAGGATTTCATTATCGTCACCGGGAACCAAAACAGCAGCCATCGCCTTGCTTTGCCCAACTTGTGGCGCAGCTAGTCCAACGCCAGGACGCAAATGATACTTTTCGTTTTGTTCTTCATCTTGGCTGATGACCAAGTAAGCCATCATATCATGCGCCAGTTGCTTGTCCTCGTCAGAAAGTGGGAACGTGACTGGCTTTGCCGTTTCACGCAGGACCTTGGCCCCATCGCGCGTGATATCCTTCATCAAATACACAATCTGTACCTCCGTTCATTTCTTCTACTAGATTAGCACAGGACCAGAAGGCTGAAAAGCTTCGCGTGCAAGAGGTTTGCCTTAAATGCTGCAATAGCAGAAACTTTTTCTGTGTCTGGGTGATAAGCAAGAAAAAAACTATTTTTGAAGCTTTGCTCATTTTCAAGGAATTCACGCTATTTCGATTCATAAAGCTACAGAAAAAATAATAGCTCTGTATCACTTACAAAGACAAATACAAAATGTTTTTTGTCTAATTGATGATTCGCAAGTTTTATGTTCTAACCAACAACCTTTTTGAATTGCCATGATTGTTCAGCTGTGCTCGATTCGGTGAAACATTTGACATTCGGTTTTTTTTACCCTACTATATAGAAGGTTAAACAAATACGGTGCTTTCCGTTAGGTGAGGCTCCTATACGAACAATGCTGCTGCTCAGAAACATCGAGAGATGCCAATTGAGTCAACTGCGTCTGCCCATTAAGGCTTACGCTAATGCAGCTGAAGCTCGCTTCTAGGCGTATAGTGCTAAAACTAAACGATTGGGATGCTTTTTCTGCACGCTCTCAATCGGCGTGCAATTTTTTTGCCTAATGAAAAGCTGAGGAAAAGGTGGTGAGCATAATGGAACAATCTTCAAAGAGTACCGGTAGTAGTAGCGATTTAGCTGATCCCGGAAGGCCCATTGTGCTGCCGCTACGATCTCTTAAGTGAAATTAATGGATTTGGCAGCATCGCGGTCCTTCTCGGGAAACGGGAAGGAGTTTGTCGATGTTGATGATGGTTTCGAGTGGCCTGTCACGCTACGAAGCGCAAAAGGCCCAACAAACAGTTACACCACGTCCTAATACGATCAACAAGGCAAGTCTCTTCTTACCGTTGTTGATCATGACTGCCGGTGTCAGTGGCTTGATCAGTGTGATCACTCGCAACTGGCTTCTTACAGTTGTTATCGGCGTGTTGCTTAGTATGATGATGGCTGTGATCGTTTATCTGCTCACAGCTGCTACCCGACATCAGGGCGATCCCAAACAGACGGTTTTGGTTGTACGCGAGGGCTTGGTTCGCCAAGTGAGCGCAAATGACCTTGTCGTCGGTGACGTGCTGATGTTGACGACAGGAGAAAAACTGCCTGTTGACGTTGCGTTGGCTCCCGATGCACACGTTTCCTTGCCAAGTGATTTGGCCGGGCTGCTGGCTTTGATCGGTCGGCAGGTACCAGCGGGGGTAGGCATTGCTGGCGCTGTGATGGCGACCGATGCCCAAGCAACCGTCACAGCGGTTTTGCGTGATGGTCTTGTCGACCATGCCTTTGCACAATTGAACGGAAAGACGGAAAATCATGCGCCAGCTTCACTTGTAACGAGTGCGGCAGTTGGTTTTGTCCTTGCGCTAAAACAGATTTTTCGGGTATCCGGCATTGCTGTATCACTCCTGGCAAGTGAATTGTTAAGAAGTAAACAAGTAAATCGTGCACAGCAGGTTCGGTTACATGCCGATCTTGCCCAACACGCCACCTTGGTTGGCGCCATGAAACATCACAGTAAAACAAGTGATTTTCGGCACAACCAAGATCCGGTCTCGTGAAGCACGATGAATGAATCCATTAAAAGAGGCACGCGCTTGTGAAGCGACGTGCTCTTTTTGTGTCTTATTTTTTATAAGGTTCTGTTATAGTCCCATTCGTTAAAAAATGAGGCACAACAAGCTCGGAAAAGGATTCCCGCCAGTGCTGAAATAAAACGCTTGCAAGGATAAAACCGCAATGTTACGCTTGGTTTGTAAAGATTTTCATTAGTACAGTTTTCCTGCGTTAATGACAACAGGAATGGAAAGAGGTTCTGATTATGGCAAAACAGCATGCTGCAGTTGATTTCAAGAAACTGTTGGAAAATCAAGATGCCGATTTTAAGCCGACCATCCAAATTCTGGATGAAGCGGGCAAGGTCGTCAATCCTGATATCAT
This genomic window from Lacticaseibacillus paracasei subsp. paracasei contains:
- the rnjA gene encoding ribonuclease J1 — encoded protein: MKLNIKNNETAVFAVGGLGEIGKNMYGVQFQDEIIVIDAGIKFPEDDLLGIDYVISDYSYLVQNKDKIKALVITHGHEDHIGGIPYFLQQVPNVPIYAGPLAAALIRGKLEEHGLLRTTKLTEINEDTVLKFKKLSVEFFRTTHSIPDTLGIAVHTPQGIVIQTGDFKFDLTPVGDQPSPNFQKMCRFAEEGVLVLMSDSTNAEVPTFTKSERFVGKSIRHIFDRIDGRIIFATFASNISRIAQAADAAMAHGRKIAVFGRSMETAMVNGRELGYLNIPDDVLIDAHQLNSMPADKVMILCTGSQGEPMAALSRIANGTHRQISIQPGDTVIFSSNPIPGNTVSVNHVINQLSEAGAEVIHGKVNNVHTSGHGGQEDQKLMLRLIKPKFFMACHGEYRMQKIHCELAQQCGVPEKNCYIMENGDVLALTQDSARIAGHFPAGDVYIDGNGVGDIGNAVIRDRRMLSEEGLVVVVATINMQKQAVLAGPDLLSRGFIYMRESGELINQAQRRVYRTIKSTFSSSEKVTEASLKDAITSNLQEFLFDKTERHPVILPMLILL
- a CDS encoding DNA-dependent RNA polymerase subunit epsilon, whose protein sequence is MIYKVLYQKDKIQNPRRETTQTLYLEAPSAVEARALVEKNTPYNIEFIQELSGNFLEYEEKSANFKLTTF
- the def gene encoding peptide deformylase, producing MYLMKDITRDGAKVLRETAKPVTFPLSDEDKQLAHDMMAYLVISQDEEQNEKYHLRPGVGLAAPQVGQSKAMAAVLVPGDDNEILFKEVLINPRIISNSVQHAALAEGEGCLSVDKDVPGYVVRADRITISYQNEAGEHKKIRLKNYPAIVCQHEIDHLNGVLFYDHINKEHPFTIDPDAVIIK
- a CDS encoding ATPase, producing the protein MLMMVSSGLSRYEAQKAQQTVTPRPNTINKASLFLPLLIMTAGVSGLISVITRNWLLTVVIGVLLSMMMAVIVYLLTAATRHQGDPKQTVLVVREGLVRQVSANDLVVGDVLMLTTGEKLPVDVALAPDAHVSLPSDLAGLLALIGRQVPAGVGIAGAVMATDAQATVTAVLRDGLVDHAFAQLNGKTENHAPASLVTSAAVGFVLALKQIFRVSGIAVSLLASELLRSKQVNRAQQVRLHADLAQHATLVGAMKHHSKTSDFRHNQDPVS